In the genome of Phragmites australis chromosome 9, lpPhrAust1.1, whole genome shotgun sequence, the window GTCCAGGCCGTGGGTGGGGATGGCGGGTGCCGCCACCCCTTCGGAGCCttccgccgccggcgacgccaGGGACGACGCCGCGGCCGCCTCGTCCATGAATGGCCCCGGCCTCGGCACCGACGCCTCCTCGAACGCCAGCGCCATCTCCTTCGGCTTCGCGGCGACGGCCGTCCTCGTCTCCATGTTCCTCCTCATGGCCATCTTCGAGCACCTCATCAAGCCCggcctcgcctcctcctccccaggcTCCCACGACGACGAGGACGTCGAAGGCGGCAGCGGCCGCGGCTTGCCCCCCGCTCGCCTGCACCAGCACGACGCGTCGCCGGACAAGCACAGGCGCTCGCCCAAGGTACGATTTCTGACGTCGCATTGCCCCTGTTCTATTCTCGTGGCCGTGCCCGTTCGGTTCGCGTGCACCGTGTCCGAACAAACAGCATGTCCTCTCTTCACACTCGTGCCTGCAGCAAACACTGCAACAGTGCACGTCGCTATGTGGACACGTACACTGCAGAGCGCAGACTACGAGGCAGCATGGCGCGCAAACCTGAAAGGCTCGTCGGTTCTTTGCGTTGCAGGTGGAGCCcgtggcggccgcggcggacCTGACGGTGCTGATGCCGGGGCACCGGTACCCGACGTTCCTCGCGCAGCCGGCGCCTCTTCCACTTTGCCACAGGGAGGGCGTGAGTTGGCCTCCCCACGAGCGTCGCCTTTCTTTTCTGCCCCCTTGATTCTCAATCCGTTGTTATTTTTTCCCTTTGGTCTGTACAGACTCTGTGCAAGGCGAATGTTGGCATGCTGGATGGACGGGCCTGGTTGCTTACATGTTCATAAGGCTTAGATGGGCCATGCATGTCTGTTCTTTGCACATTGCAAAACCATCGTTTCGAGCCTGAGAAATTTGATTCGTCAAGTCTTTTTTCCACGACGGGCTGGAAAATATCGCTGGTTGGCCCATGAAGACAACGCATTGGTACTTTGCAGGCCATTACCACAGAAGCACCGACGTCTTCAGTAAAAATAAAAGCACCGACGTCTTGCTTTTGCAAGCATGCCTGAAGAACGTGgaacgatttttctttttttctttttttaaaaaagaacaaaatggaCTTGCAATACATGCACTGTTGGCTAGCTACTTCCTCAGCTCTGGGCCTCTGACCCGGTCACTTGATCGGCCGTTTCCTCGCAGCTGTGGTTTGGTTGGTCGCCGACCCTGCCACTGTTGGCACTATTCCTTTTCCCACGCAGCTCGCAACGTAACCTACGCACGCAATCATCCAACACACAACGCGACCACTTCTCCTCGACCTCGTCATTCATCGCTCTCTAGCAAGTACTAGTAACCGCGTGCGAAAGCGAAGGTGCGGAAGCCATCGCCAGCAGGCCCAGTATCAGAAAATTCTTTATTCCTCATTAAAAGATAATATAATTCTCTATTTACTATCTTACAAAataaactttcttatttgctactgcttataatttttatttcgtCCTCGCAAACCCCAAACCCTATTAATCCGTAAAAAAAAGATACATTGACTTTTAAGGAGGACGGCGGCCTCGGAGTAGCTGCCGACAGCTAATTGAAATTCAAAGCTTTTAGAGGCTAAATCTTAAAATGTGATTTATTGGAGAGTGTAAAAAAATTCTTGCTTTCATAGGGGTTTTTTGCGTTAAATTTGGATGAATAGATCAGGAGATATGAATTCCTGAAGTCGTATTGTTTGCTGACCATTAGAGGATCTGCATGATTTTTATTGTGACTATAATTAGGTATAGAAAAACTAGAATTAATTTTTATGGTGAAtactaaaattttagaaaattttgtgTAGATAATTTTAATGTGTTTATTTGTTATGTTtcctatttaaaaaatagatatataaataATAAGGTAACTGGACTGTAATCAATACTTtctccaaaagaaaaatatatcttttttatAGATTAAATGGATGACTGTAacgagaaaagaataaaaattagTAGTAAATAAAGAAGTTCATTTCTAAGATGATATATAGAGAATCATCTTATTTTTTATAGTAAATAAAGAATTTTCTCATCTTTCTATGGACGTCAGGCGTGGGCCTTTTGCAGAGAACTTTCCTCTCAAAGAGAGAGGTACTGAATCAAATTGACATGCTCCGGCCGGCGGAACATGTCAGACGCGCACCCAGTACCATTTCCAGCCCAGCGAAAAGTCCGCGCGCCCATCGCTCCAGACTATAAAATCTGCCGCGCGCACCCATTCCCCTCGCATCCATCTCAACAAGCTCCTCCTGAAATCTGAAGCAAGCACCACCCGGCGTAGCTAGCTTCCTACACTGTCTGTAGCCAGTCGCTACCTGACTACCTCTTCACCGGTCACATAGCTCGTACACTCATACACGTACACGCGCATGGCCGCTTCGTCTTGCATGTCTTCCCTCGGTTTGTTGTTAGCCGCGCACTGCGCCCTCCTGCTCGCCTTGGCTGGAGCGGCTCATGGCCACCCTCATCTCGCCGGCTCGGCGCTGAGCTCCTCGTTCTACGACGAGTCGTGCCCCGGCGCCTACGACATCGTCCGGCGCGTCATCCAGGAGGCCCGGGTCTCCGACCCGCGCATCCCGGCCAGCCTCACCCGCCTCcacttccacgactgcttcgtcaaCGTGAGCACCGATGCCTCGGCCCCATGACTGATCAATCGACAAACGTACCCGCATTGCGTCATCTCACATGCATGTCCATTTGTTTCAGGGTTGCGACGGCTCTCTTCTGCTGGACGACGACCTCCCGATGATC includes:
- the LOC133929800 gene encoding uncharacterized protein LOC133929800, with product MSGFAGQRSRPWVGMAGAATPSEPSAAGDARDDAAAASSMNGPGLGTDASSNASAISFGFAATAVLVSMFLLMAIFEHLIKPGLASSSPGSHDDEDVEGGSGRGLPPARLHQHDASPDKHRRSPKVEPVAAAADLTVLMPGHRYPTFLAQPAPLPLCHREGVSWPPHERRLSFLPP